The following coding sequences are from one Microbulbifer sp. TB1203 window:
- a CDS encoding mobile mystery protein B, producing MDSIMEPMEGATPLDPDEMEGLRFKHIVNRRQLDELEQKNIEEGLLWLGRIRRRGFDPLSEAFARELHRQLFGQVWHWAGSFRRTEKNIGVDPIQISVLLRDSLENARCWVEYQTYPPLEAAARLHHRLVYIHLFPNGNGRHARILADCYLEHYFGLPAIDWAAGQWLQNNSPRRLEYIAALRAADAGDFSPLLRFVGVDVPQA from the coding sequence GTGGATTCCATCATGGAGCCCATGGAGGGGGCGACGCCACTCGATCCGGACGAAATGGAAGGATTACGGTTTAAGCATATTGTGAACCGCAGGCAGTTGGACGAATTGGAGCAGAAGAATATTGAGGAAGGTCTTCTCTGGCTCGGCCGGATACGCAGGCGTGGATTTGACCCTCTCTCCGAAGCGTTCGCACGTGAACTGCACCGGCAACTATTCGGCCAAGTCTGGCATTGGGCCGGCAGTTTCCGGCGAACAGAAAAAAATATTGGGGTCGATCCCATTCAAATCAGCGTATTGCTTAGGGACTCGCTGGAGAACGCCCGCTGCTGGGTCGAATATCAGACCTACCCGCCTTTGGAGGCCGCTGCACGCCTGCACCACCGGCTGGTGTACATCCACTTGTTCCCCAACGGAAACGGCCGGCATGCCCGGATACTGGCCGACTGCTACCTGGAACACTATTTTGGACTGCCGGCAATTGACTGGGCCGCAGGGCAGTGGCTCCAAAACAACAGCCCGCGGCGCCTGGAGTATATCGCCGCGCTGAGGGCAGCCGATGCCGGTGATTTCTCCCCTCTACTGCGATTTGTCGGCGTCGATGTCCCTCAAGCCTAG
- a CDS encoding mobile mystery protein A yields MSLKGIVARQYRELVNQAEPQLRHLQVPREGWIATVRKALGMSGAQLARRLGLTRARVSQMENAEPTGSVTLKSMQAAAEAMNCRFVYAIIPAGGSIETLLTDHARKKAEALVKRASQHMALENQALRQESHNQEIDRLARELLENPPADFWEEA; encoded by the coding sequence ATGAGCTTAAAAGGCATTGTAGCTCGCCAGTATCGCGAGCTGGTTAACCAGGCGGAACCACAACTCCGACACCTTCAAGTGCCGAGGGAGGGCTGGATTGCGACCGTTCGCAAAGCCCTGGGAATGAGCGGTGCCCAATTGGCCAGGCGCCTGGGACTCACGCGGGCCCGGGTCTCTCAGATGGAAAATGCGGAGCCGACGGGCAGCGTCACATTGAAATCGATGCAGGCTGCCGCCGAGGCGATGAACTGTCGCTTTGTGTACGCCATTATCCCAGCCGGCGGGTCCATTGAGACCCTGCTGACAGACCATGCCCGGAAAAAAGCTGAGGCCCTGGTGAAGCGCGCCAGCCAACACATGGCTCTCGAAAATCAAGCTTTGCGGCAGGAAAGCCATAACCAGGAAATTGACCGATTAGCCAGAGAACTGCTTGAAAACCCGCCGGCCGACTTCTGGGAGGAAGCATAG
- the mmsB gene encoding 3-hydroxyisobutyrate dehydrogenase produces MNGNVAFFGLGHMGGPMSANLVKAGFNVTGFDPVGELLDAATAQGVKKSTSPLEAIAGADYVVSMLPNGEDVEALYIDSDKLLDHIAENTLVIDCSTVAAASSTRLIAEAQKRGLHAVEAPVSGGVAGAVAGTLSFMCGGDAADVECARQVLQHMGSNVFHAGPAGAGQTAKICNNMLLAIHMIGTAEALQLGVDNGLDPKVLSEIMLKSSGANWSLEKYNPYPGVMENVPASKNYSGGFMVKLMCKDLGLAQLAATASRSYTPLGSLARNLYGLHGQAGNEGLDFSSIQKLIGC; encoded by the coding sequence ATGAACGGCAATGTGGCATTTTTCGGCCTCGGCCATATGGGCGGCCCCATGTCCGCAAACCTGGTCAAGGCGGGATTCAACGTGACCGGCTTTGATCCGGTGGGCGAACTACTGGACGCGGCCACAGCCCAGGGCGTAAAAAAGTCGACCTCACCGCTGGAGGCAATAGCGGGTGCGGATTATGTGGTAAGCATGCTGCCGAACGGCGAAGATGTGGAGGCGCTGTATATCGACAGCGACAAACTGCTGGACCATATTGCCGAGAACACACTGGTGATCGACTGCTCCACGGTCGCCGCCGCCAGCTCCACACGCCTGATTGCGGAGGCGCAAAAGCGCGGCCTGCACGCGGTAGAGGCGCCGGTTTCCGGCGGCGTGGCCGGCGCCGTGGCGGGCACTCTCAGTTTTATGTGCGGCGGCGATGCGGCGGATGTGGAGTGCGCGCGCCAGGTACTGCAACACATGGGCAGCAACGTCTTCCACGCCGGCCCCGCCGGCGCCGGACAGACGGCAAAGATCTGCAACAACATGTTGCTCGCCATCCATATGATCGGCACCGCCGAGGCACTGCAACTGGGTGTGGACAACGGCCTGGACCCCAAGGTGCTGTCGGAAATCATGCTGAAAAGCTCCGGCGCCAACTGGTCGCTGGAAAAATATAACCCCTATCCGGGTGTGATGGAGAATGTTCCGGCTAGCAAAAACTATTCGGGCGGCTTTATGGTCAAGCTGATGTGCAAGGACCTGGGCCTTGCCCAGCTAGCCGCTACTGCGAGCAGGTCCTACACGCCGCTGGGTTCACTGGCACGCAATCTGTACGGGCTGCACGGCCAGGCGGGGAACGAGGGGCTGGATTTTTCAAGTATTCAAAAATTGATTGGTTGCTAA